The nucleotide window GGTTAttgtatcatatattttttggtattgTTTAGACATGATAGTAAATATATgttcacttttaatatttcgaGGTTAATACTACAATACAATTGCTATATAGTACTAAGTAACTTGATTAGGTTAATGGCGCTTTTAAAATGTTgattaacaaacaaaaaagaaaaaatatttagtgtgtaaatcatataataacgtaaaaaaagtaattttctaTCTTtcgataaaaatatttctattttaagttctttaatcaatatCGTTTTTAAGTTATTCCCTccattcatttttaattgttggatttttgaaaagaaatttgtttctatttatcttttgtaaagtttaaaattatattaattattcctttatcaattatatctttattttttatctttaactaATTTACACATGTATTTATTGTAgagttaaaaaagaaagaaatgaaataaaaaatcccaggactattttcttaaaataaaaaaaattattatatttattggtttttaaaaaacaaccTTAAACATGGATTAAAAAAGAACGGAGTCCGTACTCGTTAGCATTTACTTATGTTAATATAGTTGCATGTGATTCCCATTTGTATCTATAAATGAACACTCCAAAATGAGAGACTGAGCTTATATTTGCAGTAACAACAGCTAACGTGCAAGTTCCAAGGCAGAGAAAACAATAATGGCCACCACCTCGGAGGTTTgcaattcttcttttttctttctcgatTTCTATGTTTTGTTTGCAGAGATCTCATAGAATTAATCTGTGAATTATGTTGTTTGTGCAGAGGGATATGGAGAACAAGAGTGATCAAGAAGAACTGAAGCATCTTGGGTTTGTGAAGATTGCGGCAATTAAAGCCTTTGTGTGTGTGTCGAATCTCTACGACTTCGCAAAGCAAAACTCGGGACCTTTGAGATCTGCTGTTGGAACCGTGGAAGACACTGTAACCACCGTTCTGGGTCCCGTCTACCACCAATTCAAGGCTGTCCCCAACCACCTCCTCCTTTTTGTCGACAACAaggtttctctctctttctttcatgaaaatctatatttatttgttttgtttgtgtgatttgttgttgttttttttcttcttttgttgtaATACCCATTCAACCAAATCAGTTAAAGCTTGCAATTTGTTTGTTCTCTGTTTCTAATTATTAAGGATGAATTTTCTTTCTGACGATATTTGTCTTTGTATTCAGATCAAGATCTATTTGTTTCGTTCCCCCACATAGTTGAAATATTGGTGAAAACCGTGGCAAATAACAATAACACCCGTCTGAGGAACTTGTTATCTGTACATGCATCCAcagttgaatttttttgtttttcattcttaCCCCAGAACTTGATACCATCAtacagtttgattttttttatgtatagttCTCACCCTTAAATTGTCTTGTTTGATTACAATCGTCTTCCGTGTGTACTTatagcataaaataaaataaaaaagaatgtaaCATGAATTGaatttatgtaaattttgtATGCCATTGCATCGACATGCCTGAAATGAAATTCCATTGTTGATGTTTGAATGAATTGGGAAATTGCTAATATTTGCCAAGCAATTAATTTTTGGGTATATGATTGTGACAGGTCGATGAAGCTGCTCACAAATTCGATGAGCATGCACCTTCTTTGGTTAAGCAGGTTGCAACCCAAGTCACTTGTTTGGTTCAGGAAGTGACACACAAAGCTGAGAAAGTAGTGAGCGAGGCTCAATCTGGAGGGGCACGAGCAGCAGCAAATTATGTAGCCACTGAGTCCAAGCAAATTGTGCTCTCTGGTTCGGTGAAATTGTGGACTGGTCTCAACCAATATCCACCATTCCATTCAGTGGCAGAGATGGCAGTTCCCCGAGCTGCACACTGGTCAGAAAAATACAACAATGTGGTAAAGGGAACGAGTGAAAAGGGTTTTGCCGTGTTTGGCTATTTGCCTCTGATTCCAATTGATGAGATAGCAACAGCGTTTAAACAGGGAGAAGGCAATGTGAATGAAGATGAAGCAGGTTCCGTGGCAGAGAGTTCTTAGAGCACTACTAATAGGGTAGCTATTTTCTTCATAAAATCTGCTTCTGGCTAGTATTTGTTTCAGTTTGAGGGCAATGTGGATGTTCATGGAAGTGTAAGAAATGGGTTCGGAGTGTGTGGATGGTGTAAGTTAACCAAGTTCGTAGAACATTATGGGATTGTGTCAATGGTTGCGTGTCACCAAGTTGAAGTTGTTTCGTCCTTTTCTTgcataaaaattatctttattgtCGTCTTGGGCGGATTGAGGGCGGTCACTAACTCACTATTGGAACTTGGAGTGCCCACCTAACACTCCACGACATTTCAAGAGCATTTCTTCCTTGGACGCCACAATCAATCACTTACACTTAATAATagattaagaaaataagaataagatTTAAATACTAACTGATAAAGCAGAAGATCTTTTTGTGTGTGAATCAGGGACTGTTATTAGCTGATTATGTGAATCAGCCTGTTTCTGCAGTGtaatcttttgtttttgttgattgttttttctccatctaccaaaaaaaaaaagatttttttttatagcacTTGAAAAATTTAGGAGGGATGCCTCTCCAATCTAAGGACACAAGCAGGGACCTACGTGTTAAATACGAGATTTTGTATTATTTCACTTGACTAATCCTTTCAGGTTAGTGGAGAAGATTCTTACATCATTGTTGAACTCTcatgtataattaatttattaatttttattgtaattattttaaaacttatatctagcataatagtaattttaaaaacgaattatgatttttaatatattttttttaaaatgactttttttataactaaaaacagtaaaaaacttcgtaccccattgtccagaagctcttcgctatgcgaaggtattactcaaaaaataatactaggctcataaaagaattatttttatttggttagaatatacttttattcttatagtttaatttaattttgattgtagttcttatatattaaaaattcgttcctaatctttaaaattttaaaaaagttattcttATATGTTATGGATTGATGTCCGGTACGGTGGAGAGATAAAATCTTAAACAGAATAAATATAGGGATTATAACTAATGTAAGGAATAAAACATTGAAGCAAAAGAACTAATTTACTACTAAAGGGTAGGTTGGGCTGCAGGCTGCAGCACCAGCAAATTTCAAACTGACTCAGGCTGCCAATTCCTCATCACAAGTAGATTACTCCTTAACAAAGTACTATCATGTTGATTACTAAGTTCAAAGAGTTGAAACAGGGTTGCATTCACAAATGCATGAGGAGCATCTTATGCTCTCGTTGGAATCGATAATTTCCCTTCAAGACGTAATGAGTACTGCTAGCTAAACCAAAGAGTTCCTTGGCTTTAGACTTGGGTCTttctaccaataaaaaaaaaggaaaagaaaagaaaaaggtaagagGGAAGGTCATCGAAACAAATAaggattgatttgatttttggtCAAAGAATAGTTTTGAATGATTGAGAAGGACTTATCTAAAAAGCTCATTCTAAATCTGCATGATGACTTTTGCCATGTTCATATCGTCCAGCTTTTggtttgattttgaaatttcctactcttaaactaaatttaaatgttgATTTTGTCCTGGTAACAACCATTGTTTTATGCTATGGATTTGAGCATCACTAATTTTATTGGAATGATATATAGTTGAGGTagatttctttttcaattaataCAATTTTTCCTGCATGATTTCCTTTTTTGCAGAACGTATTATTTTGTATAACTCTTGTCGTACTTGTTGGCATGTATAACAATACAAGGGACAGACATTGGTCGTCTAGCTTGTGCTGCCACTGTGAACCGGACTGTTGATACCACAAGTTGGTGGACAGGGATCTCTTTCAAGGTCAACTTGGTGAAACAAAGAAAGGTTCGGAAGTTGGAGGAAATAGAAGTTCAACATATAGACTTgtggttaaaataaaaatttacaggATGGGTGTCAAAATTCAATGCCTACATTAATGGAAAGATCCAACACTAAAGCTGTGTTTGTTTCACATTGAACGTGAATCGACAGTGAGAAGGTTCCCCGTTCAACGTGCTTTGGAAAGTAGGATTCCCCTTAAACAAACACAGTGTAACATTGTCACCACAATGATAGACTATCTACTTCCGTAGCAAACCTTAAGGCTGCCTACCTATCCGCATTCTATGAAAAACTAACAGTGAACTATTCAACACATTTAAAGGTTCTAAATATGGCATTCTACAGGATACAACACGACAGAAATGAATCATCCACAAACAATGTAAATACTAAATAATGACATGAAACATTGATAAAGCAGAATAATTGCCAGGAAGTGCAGTTGTGCAAGAATGTAAATTCTGGAGAGGAAAAAATTCTTCTGTAACAGCATAGTTATATGGaacctttatttttgaaataacagTACAATCCAGTTGTAATCTCTGCAACATGCAACAAGACAGGATATTACAAGGGGAAATTACGACAAATTCATCCTTTTCACCGATAATGCTTGTGGCAAGTTCAGCAACACTGCATAGAAAAGAGAATACCAAATATGAGTACAGAAGACAGCGGCAGGTACTgcaattataactaaaaacctACCTCGTCAAACTTCCAAAAGactataatagaaaaatatacatataaagaaAGCAATTAAAGGaacaacaaaagttttattCCCACTAGATAAGATCAGCTATATGAATCAAATGGTACCATAATGCCCTATTGTAAATCATACCTAATGACAAACCATTTAtatctaatttattttctgGTTTTTTATCTCCCTCTACCTCTATTGCACATTTGCACTACCCTTCATCTAATCCACTCTCCTTATTGGCTATTTACAAGTCTTCTCTACACATGCCCCAACTACCTAAGGCAGGAATTACCATCTTTTCCACAATGGATGCTCATGCTACTTCAACCCCCTCTCAAATGCAAACATTCCgaattatatattatcttgCGTGTCTGCTCTGCAGCATTTTCATATTTGCAACATCAAGCTTATTTCCTTGTTGACTTTTTACTCTCCAACATTCAATCCTAAACAACATAACAACTACTATAATTAATGTTGTGGAGTAAAATTTTCCCTTGAAGCTTCAGTGGTACTTTTCTATCACTAATAATGATAGGAATGGGAGTGTGGGATTAGAAGTAAGGGAGAGGCCCAAGATATGGAGGGTATATGCTAGGAGAAACAAAGGTGAGAAAAGGAAAGATGATGTGGCAAGAGAGTAGCAGAGGTGGGATTACTGTGTTTTGCTTGAAGCACTCCTTTAAATTCAAACAGTTTGAATTCTATGGTTTATATCTCCCTCTATTTTCCCTTCACGTTGTACCATGGATCCTAGACACTTAAAATCATGTGACTTGTATGGTATGGCCTCCCATTTTAGCTCTAAGCTCAAACTGGTGCACTTTCTGCTAATCATACATTTCAGATACTATGTTTAACTTTCTACTTATACAAAGTCTGTGTTCTCAAAAATGCTCCACATCTCAACTTTCctgtttgtttcttctttcaaCTCTCTAACTAGTACTATATCATCAGCAAAAGCATGCATCATGGCACCAGCTCTTCAATTTGTTTCTGAAGGTTTAAAACATGTTTAAGATTCTGAAATTGCCCAAAATAGTAGGCTCCATAGATTACCATAACAGAGCACACACCTGGTGATAAAAAATCTCCCACTGACTTCGACTTTTTGAGTGAATAACAGATGCTGACTTTTAAATGAGGTCAAAGAGATCCAGACCTATAAACCAGAGTTCAACTAAGGCTGATCAAGCCAAATTATTCTTGACTGAGGTGATTGTAAGGGTAACTGAGAAAGCATATGTAATAGGAACACTTGAAGATATCTTGTTGAAACTCGAAAGTGACTCTTCCATCTTTCCTTGATAACTTGTTTAGTTAACAAGACTTTAGTTTACCCTTCTAACTCTTGATGTGTTTTGCTCTTTTTTTCTCTAACTTTAGCAAGCCTGTAGATActtctttttccatgttcacAGCCTAAGAATTTGTCAAACCCATCCACTCCACTATTTCTCACTTCACTCCCTGCCTTCCCAACTTTCACCATTTTTCTGTCTCACACCCCAATAAAGTTCAGACTTATTTGGTTTTAGCTACTAAAAACCAAGCTTCTCATATAGTAAATAACAGCTTACACCATAGCAGTGACAGCCTGACAGGTGCAGACTCTGCATAGTTTCACCATCAACTCTCATCCTAAACAACTCCAGAATCCCAACCCAAAGGGTTTAAAAAACACAGTATCTCTGGTTGCACTCCAAAAACACAATGCAATCATAAGAGCACGTAGACAAATTAAAACATCAGCCTCAAAGTACTAAAATAACCTCTACACAGTAATTATCAGCCTCAAAGTACTAAAATAACCTCTAAAACAGTAATTGACCGTCATTCATCAAAtagacaaaacaaaatataatcaacCAAAAAAATCCAGTTTTGCATTGACATTTGAGAGCTGCATACTTGGAAATTATAGTTTTCAACAACAATACCTCACTTAGGTGGGGTAGAGAAATGTTGGAGGAGATCATCATAAGGGTCCCTCCTCCCGGCCACTTGGCTAATCTGTGCATCCCAAGCAAGCTGAGAATTGTGGCGTTCGAATGTCCAAAACCCATAGGGTCGCATAGGGTAGCTCCACATCTCCTTCGTCTTCTCGCACCTGTCCTTCACTCTATAAACGTGCTCCCTGAACCTCCGATCCCTTTCCTTCGGATCTTCCATCAACTTTAATACCAAGTTCTCCGCAAATTCCATTATGAAACCCATCTTCTCCTCTCTTCTATTCCCTtccaatcataaaaaaaaaaaaaaaaaaaaaacttaatcatGTCCAAACCCTAAACTACGAAATTGTGAAAGAAAAACACAATCATGACAACAAAACAACGGTAAAAGCCACGAATCAGGAACATTCCGAAAAAAATATAGGAAGAAGCCTATGTGAGAAAGTGCAATTGAAATTGTTGAAACGCGAAAATTGAGTGTGAGAAAGTGCTTTGCTGCATTACCTGTTTGTTCCGATCAGCACCCAATGAAAACAAACTGTGCTTTCCCTTCTTGCGTTTTCAACATTTCTGgatcaagtttttttatttcttttttcttttgtcaatATTACAATAGAGTCTGGGCTCAACTTTCCTAAGCCCATTGGTTCCCAACTATGCAGCTCAGCCATTTAAAACTTATCTTGGGCTGGGCATAACTTTATAATCAAGCCATTATAGTTAAGGGACATTTACTCAAAATAATAGGATTcggtctctatttttttttttgtgaataggATTCGGTCTCTATTATCCTTAAAAGTTAAATCTCACCTAATTTTTCACCCCCTGATAAATGTTACTCACTCCAACAcaattttttcaatataattttgcaatttaaatGTAACACATACAAAAGTGCAACAAATTTCATGTAATGGTAAACAATCGGTAAAATTCAAGCGGAAGAGGAATGCAAGTATTCTAACACAAACTTTTTAACATAcggtaaacaattttttttattatcttttacatCACActcctacaaaaaaaaaatgttaataaaactAATCTTAATAAAGTGGGTTTGATGTGGCATACTAACCCATTTacgcatttttatttatttgttgggTTCCTCATATTAATTTATAGACTCATGAGTTGTGATAAGTTGAGAACAAAGGAGGAACAGTTGTCCTGTcaactttttttgtttctttaattttcattcgTTAACTAGAAGCTCATATTCTACCACAATATTCATCATATTTCtcaattcttatttatttatgtttttattttttattttattttatttattttaaaaattatttaattcctttttaatttctaatattaaattgattggCCTACCAACTCATTACGAAATTAGaagagtttattttattaattaatttttaaaataaccaaCAAGTCTTCTTTTTTGCTAGGTTTAGTGGCTAGACTAGGTGGGAATTGGAATAGTTTAGGATGGGTCAACTCActttaataatagtaataaatacttattaaataGTTGCGTTTGTTTTATAAGGTCTTTACAGGGGGGAAAATACTACTACCTTAAGGTTAATACAGTCATAAATAATGctattgcaatttttttaatatacgtAGAAGTACACAAGGTAATGTGGAGAGGACAGCTATTTCTTCTTGAATGCTTTGTTTGGATTTTGGACGTGAgaagaaacataaaagaaatgcaataaaagagaatataaataaataaaagtaaaatttaaaattatttaaatcaagagaaatataaaagaaaataaagagggaAAAAGTTGAACTCAATATAATTAGGTAAAAGTGTGAAGAAAAGAAATACTATTTTATCACCAAGACATTTTTATCCATGCATTagaaatacaaatatttataattcatTACTTCTcaggataaaataaataatacatactCTTTACGTGGTTTtgtcttctcatttttttcgTGTCTGGTGAGGCATGATCCCATCATTCATTTCCCCTCTTTCTTATCTCATTTTATTTGACTCCAATCAATCAGAAAGAGGAGACCTTtaagtttatgttttttctcctttcatttattctcatttcacAAAATATACCCTACCaataaaatgaaagtaaatttaAGAAATCGTCCTAACATatgtaatttttcattaaaagtaattaatgaattttatcacTTGATAACTTAAGCTTGGAAGTTGAGTTGtcaaattattgataaatattataagtCTTTAGTTATTCAGTTATTTGTATtagtttcaacaattttttttcaccaaaagTTATAGAAATAGTTCtacacttaaattttttaatccagATCTAAGATTTAGTCCTTAACTTTGGTCTAAAGTCATAATTGAaagtatgaatttttttaaatgaactaGCTCGATTAGAGGAAGATTAATTAGGTGTTAAATAAAAATCTACAATGTTTCCCTGATAAAATAAACTAGGTTCTACTCCTTaccataaataaatagataaatttcTTACTACTTAAATCAACAAAACATTAGTTAGTCAATAATACCTTACTAAACATTAATCTAAAATATTCATTCaggagtttaaaaaataaatcgatGCTATATAGTTAAATATTGCCTCTAATTATgatgtttaaaaaatttctccCTCCAATTATGACATGAAAAATGACTAGACAGAAGGCATAAGATGGTGACAACCGACATGGCAATAACTGCATATGCTATGCAAAGATACCAAAGCAAGAAGCAAACAGAGATTATTAAAGCAAgaaaggaaatttttttaacaaaagatGCTCAAACAGGGAACTCATTCTCAATTCAAAGGCATAAGAATCCCACCTGTCATGGAAGGTTCTTAATATTTTCGACAAAATAGTGGTAGTTAGCACGTAACAAGTAAGCTTGTCTCCGTAGCTGGCCAATTAAGCAAATTTGTTTTCTAATGCACGAATTCTATTGTACCCAACATATATGATCATCCATtctaactattattatttttttccgttTGTTTTACCAAGCCTCCCATCTCTTTAGAATGTGACCCTAATTCTCATTTTGGTACTAATGTTGCCCCATAAGGAAATGCCAAATATGTTTCCTGGAGATAAAAGAACCATGTCTCTCAAAGTTCTTTGTACTTTTATTTCCATATTCTCTAAGTATAGTGATAGATTATTTActgaaaaaattaatgaaaaaactcaagatttcttgtttaaaaaagaTGTCAAACTATTaccccttttttttattcttctctatGATGATCCCTTTTGTGATATTCTTCTCTGTAATTTGAATAGATGTTTGGAAATGGGACTAGTTGCTGTATTGGGCCTGGACCACCCGTTCACTTGTATGGGGTTAAGTGCAActgaaataaataaagaacctgggaccaaaaataaataaataacgaaCATTGCAGAAAGAATAAGTGCACTCTCATCGTTCCCTCACCATCTTCCCAAAcccattaaattaatttgtttccctatttgaaattaataatCTGTGCAAAATCGAATcttttatttcccttttcttaatatattttgagCTTCTTATATATGACTAAAATTCCAGCCAGCTTACTTATTTCAAAATCATTCTACTCTATGATATGCATATATGCGCATATCCCACACCAATTCACTCCAACTTGGAATTCTCAAATGTTTCTcctacttttctttttcatcttttctgATCCCTTCTTgacctaacaaaaaaaaaaagacagcgATAATTAAAGTTAGATGAAAAATTATGGTGCACATTCTTTAAGGTGAAGGATTTACTCCATCGGTTTTTTCCATGTCCTATTTCACACAATATTTGAAAATGTTAGTACAACATTATGGGTTTAAATTTTGTACGGCCTCAGTCAATATTGGATCATTTTCTTGCAACATGCACATGGTTTGGTTGGGTGTTAGCATCTCCGATGACGACTGCAACATCTCCGATGACTGCAGCACCGACGACCGTCACACACCAAACCCGAGACCAGCGCGCATCAAGGGAGCTCTTACTCATCTGAAAGATTACTACGTAAGCCTGCACACATGATAGTAAGCAGTTGTGCACGTGTGGATTAGGAAAGGACATGCAGTGATCCAATTAGTTAGTAATAACataattagttagttagttggGCATGTATCACGAGTTATAAAAAGGGAATTACGCTTGTAATAAGGACACGTGAATAATAAAGTTCTTGTTAAGAAGTTCTCTCCCTTTCTCGAATAAGGGTGTACCCTTCCCCCTCCCGCGTCCAGGTTCATCCCCTTCGAACCTCTCCTTCTCGAGTTCCTCATCCCCTCACCACCGCGTTAGCGCCACACAGTCTTCCCCTTCCCTTAACAACTGGTCCGACCTCCGCCGTCACCATCTCCATGGCTGACCACAAAACCAGGAAGACTACGACAGATCGCCTTGAAGAAGCTATCGCCCGTCTCACCAACAGCCAAGTTTCCATTAACGATCGTTATAACGACCTCGCCGGCAAGGTTGATTTGATCTTGGAACATCTCCATCTCCACGCTTCTGATAACAATACCAACACCACTACTTCGAGTTACCCAAATCATCAACGTAGCGCTGTTAAGATCGACATACCACGATTCGATGGACGCGATCCGTTAGGGTGGATCTTCAAGATAACTCAGCTCTTCCAATACCAGAACACACCGGAGGACGAAAGAATCACGGTGGCATCCCTATACCTTGATGGTGCAGCCTTAAGCTGGTACCAATGGATGTACATCAATTGGCTTATCACCACATGGAATGGGTTCCTCCAAGCATTAGAATCGCGATTCGCGCCGACGTTCTACGAGGATCCAAAAAGGGCATTGTTTAAACTTACACAAACAAGTACGGTGAATGAATATTTGACTGATTTTGAGCGTTTTGCTAACCGTGTGGTGGGACTTCCACCCTCATTCCTTTTGAGTTGTTTCATTTCGAGGCTCAAACCCGATGTACAACGGGAGGTTCTTGCTCTCCAGCCGATATTGTTTTTGCAGGCTTCTGCATTGGCCAAGCTTCAGGAAGAGAAGTTGCGTGATCGAACGTTCCTACCAGCTCGAAACTCTATCCCTCCAAACCGACCATCAATAGCACGCCTCAGGTTCCGGCCAAAACTAAACCACCATTCGTTCAACGCACACCTGCAGAGATGGCTTTCCGGAGAGAAAACGGTTTGTGTTACAACTGTGATAACAAGTGGAGTGCCAATCACAGGTGCAAAGGGTGGGTATTACTGTTCATAGCCGACGAACA belongs to Glycine soja cultivar W05 chromosome 5, ASM419377v2, whole genome shotgun sequence and includes:
- the LOC114411353 gene encoding uncharacterized protein LOC114411353 produces the protein MVWLGVSISDDDCNISDDCSTDDRHTPNPRPARIKGALTHLKDYYVHPLRTSPSRVPHPLTTALAPHSLPLPLTTGPTSAVTISMADHKTRKTTTDRLEEAIARLTNSQVSINDRYNDLAGKVDLILEHLHLHASDNNTNTTTSSYPNHQRSAVKIDIPRFDGRDPLGWIFKITQLFQYQNTPEDERITVASLYLDGAALSWYQWMYINWLITTWNGFLQALESRFAPTFYEDPKRALFKLTQTSTVNEYLTDFERFANRVVGLPPSFLLSCFISRLKPDVQREVLALQPILFLQASALAKLQEEKLRDRTFLPARNSIPPNRPSIARLRCKGWVLLFIADEQPSPPDSTDHDFVENQTLAFENDPAPSSDIDSHISLHALVGVPSSETFQIYGMIKNARLTVLVDNGSTHNFLQPRIAQFLKLSTQNTHPLQVMVGNGSMLACDQICPSTNLTIQGHPFMVSFHLLQISGADAVLGIDWLRRLGPVTTNYADSIMSFNHLGHDITLREDVSIGPEPTSAAQLKRLLQTGSTSALYQLHVLPVTEPEQPAPPHPIPAMEHLLLRYNHLFQKPSTIPPPRQVVHCITLKPATPPITVRPYRYPHFQKNKIENQVSELLAAGLIRPSTSPYSSQCSS
- the LOC114412827 gene encoding REF/SRPP-like protein At1g67360 is translated as MATTSERDMENKSDQEELKHLGFVKIAAIKAFVCVSNLYDFAKQNSGPLRSAVGTVEDTVTTVLGPVYHQFKAVPNHLLLFVDNKVDEAAHKFDEHAPSLVKQVATQVTCLVQEVTHKAEKVVSEAQSGGARAAANYVATESKQIVLSGSVKLWTGLNQYPPFHSVAEMAVPRAAHWSEKYNNVVKGTSEKGFAVFGYLPLIPIDEIATAFKQGEGNVNEDEAGSVAESS
- the LOC114412828 gene encoding uncharacterized protein LOC114412828, with protein sequence MGFIMEFAENLVLKLMEDPKERDRRFREHVYRVKDRCEKTKEMWSYPMRPYGFWTFERHNSQLAWDAQISQVAGRRDPYDDLLQHFSTPPK